A genomic segment from Nodularia sphaerocarpa UHCC 0038 encodes:
- a CDS encoding serine/threonine protein kinase: MLEPETEIDVYIGKFLNNRYLIKHLIGKGGMGRVYLAEDLAKGRMQVAVKILIMSLGDEKISQRFAREIFIGAQLGRKSKNIVRILSYGMTDDKIPFYAMEYLQGKNLKKIIKVQPLTTKTFLYICYQICLGLQYAHQGISFKGKVYPILHRDIKPENIFITQDAKKDEVVRILDFGIAKFLTERSGITLTDSFIGSLPYCSPEHMEGSKLLDVRSDIYSLGVLMFEMLTGKHPFPRQNNSFGSWYKAHHFQAPLAFEEVNSSVNIPLELQKLVLSCLAKDVSDRPQNISEILETFQLVKLEIVNSRTDNNSEIKPNLSSVQLVPVTSDSEKECLQKTWPKHKPIASIGFPSLLHSNQGVFPTFWAMLPQEEISQLIDQTHSTEFIAKMDIYPMLLWVTVLCNPQVPLTRWLSFFLDMKDARGAKIVKILADTGYYHLLFFALEAPTHCAHVMTLTLTASQRQQLTDWLVLNENSDALITSSQAKTLLKTEYKRLKLARQKKISVNPPMETKDFKSCLSNFLAIFLQKLPLR; this comes from the coding sequence ATGCTAGAGCCTGAAACCGAAATAGACGTTTATATTGGCAAATTTTTAAACAATCGCTATTTAATCAAACATTTGATCGGTAAAGGAGGAATGGGTAGAGTTTACCTAGCAGAAGATTTAGCCAAAGGCCGGATGCAAGTTGCTGTAAAAATTCTCATCATGAGTTTAGGAGATGAAAAAATTTCTCAACGCTTTGCTAGAGAAATTTTTATTGGCGCTCAACTTGGCCGTAAAAGTAAAAATATTGTCCGGATTTTAAGTTATGGGATGACAGATGATAAAATTCCCTTTTATGCAATGGAATATCTTCAAGGTAAAAATTTGAAGAAAATCATCAAAGTTCAGCCACTAACAACCAAAACATTTCTCTATATTTGTTATCAAATTTGTTTAGGTTTACAGTACGCTCATCAAGGTATCAGTTTTAAAGGTAAAGTATATCCAATTTTACATCGAGACATTAAGCCAGAAAATATATTTATTACTCAAGATGCGAAAAAAGATGAAGTTGTGCGGATTCTCGATTTTGGAATTGCCAAGTTTTTAACTGAACGCAGTGGAATAACATTAACTGATTCTTTTATTGGTAGTTTACCTTACTGTTCCCCAGAACATATGGAAGGAAGTAAATTACTGGATGTTCGCTCTGATATTTATAGTTTGGGCGTTTTGATGTTTGAGATGCTCACAGGTAAACATCCATTTCCCAGACAAAATAACTCCTTTGGTAGTTGGTATAAGGCGCATCATTTTCAAGCCCCACTAGCTTTTGAGGAAGTGAATTCATCGGTAAACATACCGCTAGAGTTACAAAAATTAGTTTTGAGTTGTTTAGCCAAAGATGTTAGCGATCGCCCCCAAAATATTAGTGAAATTTTAGAAACTTTCCAACTAGTTAAATTAGAAATTGTTAACAGTAGAACTGACAATAATAGCGAAATTAAGCCAAATTTATCCTCTGTACAATTAGTACCTGTAACCTCAGACTCAGAAAAAGAGTGTTTGCAGAAAACTTGGCCGAAACATAAACCAATTGCTTCCATTGGTTTTCCTTCTTTGCTACATAGCAATCAAGGTGTATTCCCAACTTTTTGGGCGATGTTACCTCAAGAAGAAATTTCTCAATTGATCGATCAAACTCATAGCACTGAATTTATCGCCAAAATGGATATATACCCTATGCTATTGTGGGTAACTGTGCTATGCAATCCCCAGGTTCCTCTGACACGCTGGCTATCTTTTTTTCTAGATATGAAAGATGCTCGCGGAGCAAAGATAGTCAAGATTTTAGCAGATACAGGCTACTATCATCTGCTATTTTTTGCTCTGGAAGCACCGACTCATTGCGCCCATGTTATGACTTTAACTTTAACTGCTAGCCAGCGTCAGCAACTTACCGATTGGCTAGTGCTGAATGAAAATTCAGATGCGTTGATTACTTCTAGCCAAGCCAAAACTCTGTTAAAAACAGAATATAAAAGATTAAAATTGGCCAGACAGAAAAAAATCTCAGTCAATCCCCCAATGGAAACAAAAGATTTTAAAAGTTGTCTGTCAAATTTCCTGGCTATTTTTTTACAAAAATTGCCACTTAGGTAA
- a CDS encoding esterase-like activity of phytase family protein: MKLIKKKFLLPRIIYISIAIVIISFFFTNSYTNAVEISKIEFIGEARLPQKSTFQNTEIGGLSGITYDQKNDLYYAISDDRGEKNSPRFYTLKIDLSKGTLKNGAVIPVGVTTLLNKDNQPFANGETDTEGIAITNQDTVFISSEGDVRKLINPFIQEFSLASGKLLRTLSIPNKFLPDKNGKQGIRNNLAFESLTITPNNQHLFTATENALIQDGLAAKPNVGSPSRILQYNLLTNLPEKEFLYQTEPVTETLNLIGRFASGLPDLLALDNQGHFLSIERSFTGLGFAVSLFQVSLEGADQIQNIDSLLKGESSKIKPVKKKLLLDLRTLDVLLDNIEGLTLGPSLPDGYRSLIMISDNNFNSLQRNQILAFKIKIESPIIRFFRRLIPRLQR; this comes from the coding sequence ATGAAGCTAATTAAAAAAAAATTTCTTTTACCCAGAATTATTTACATTAGTATAGCCATTGTAATCATCAGCTTCTTCTTTACCAATTCCTATACAAACGCTGTAGAAATTAGTAAAATAGAATTTATTGGAGAAGCCAGATTACCTCAAAAATCAACTTTCCAAAATACAGAAATTGGCGGGTTATCTGGAATCACCTACGATCAAAAAAATGACCTTTATTACGCCATCTCTGATGACAGAGGCGAAAAAAACTCCCCGCGATTTTACACCCTCAAAATAGACTTAAGCAAAGGGACATTAAAAAATGGCGCTGTCATTCCTGTAGGTGTAACTACTCTCTTAAATAAAGATAATCAACCCTTTGCAAATGGAGAAACCGATACAGAAGGAATTGCTATAACTAACCAGGATACTGTCTTTATTTCTTCTGAAGGCGATGTCAGAAAATTAATTAATCCTTTTATTCAAGAATTTTCCCTTGCTTCTGGTAAATTACTCAGAACATTATCCATACCAAATAAGTTTTTACCAGATAAAAACGGTAAACAGGGTATCCGCAACAACTTAGCCTTTGAAAGCCTGACAATCACACCCAATAATCAGCATTTATTCACAGCTACAGAAAATGCTCTCATTCAAGATGGGCTAGCAGCCAAACCCAATGTTGGTAGCCCTTCGCGAATTTTGCAATACAATCTGCTCACGAATTTACCAGAAAAGGAATTTTTGTACCAAACTGAACCAGTCACAGAAACGCTGAATTTAATTGGTAGGTTTGCTAGTGGATTACCTGATTTACTCGCCTTAGATAATCAAGGACACTTCCTCAGTATAGAAAGGTCTTTTACTGGCTTGGGTTTTGCTGTTTCCCTGTTTCAGGTTTCCTTAGAAGGTGCTGATCAAATTCAGAATATCGACAGCCTTTTAAAAGGTGAATCCTCAAAGATTAAACCAGTCAAGAAAAAATTGCTATTAGATTTGAGAACTCTAGATGTATTATTAGACAATATCGAAGGCTTAACCCTTGGTCCTTCGTTACCTGATGGATATCGCTCATTAATTATGATTAGTGATAACAATTTTAATTCACTACAACGCAACCAAATTCTAGCTTTTAAAATCAAAATAGAATCCCCAATTATCAGATTCTTCCGTCGTTTAATTCCCAGGTTACAGCGCTAA
- a CDS encoding DoxX family protein, with protein MNNQKNYISLKPQDIAIAYLLLRILIGVNYFNHGFTRIFDIPGFAEGIVEQLKDSYFPEFLVRINSYLVPPVELIVGVLITIGLATRSALIATFILMIILKMGVTSVQNWGAATSMLSYALVLFILLAGHSFNIYSLDHWRNNKQTSTDSATSNQQSTNNFSLFLSKFSKKRRRQHRSYLR; from the coding sequence ATGAATAATCAAAAAAATTACATTAGCCTCAAACCACAAGATATAGCGATCGCTTATTTATTGCTGCGAATTCTCATTGGTGTAAACTACTTTAATCATGGATTTACCCGCATCTTTGATATTCCCGGATTCGCCGAAGGGATAGTTGAGCAACTAAAAGATTCTTATTTTCCAGAATTTTTGGTCAGAATTAACTCCTACCTCGTTCCTCCTGTAGAGTTAATCGTAGGAGTATTAATCACAATCGGTTTAGCAACTCGCAGCGCCCTCATAGCCACATTTATTCTGATGATTATCTTAAAAATGGGCGTTACCTCAGTCCAAAACTGGGGTGCTGCGACATCAATGCTCAGTTACGCTCTCGTACTATTTATTTTACTAGCTGGACACAGCTTTAATATTTACTCCCTCGATCACTGGAGAAACAACAAACAAACCAGTACAGACTCTGCAACCTCTAATCAACAGAGTACAAACAATTTCTCTCTATTCCTCAGCAAATTCTCGAAAAAACGCCGCAGACAGCATCGTTCCTACCTCCGCTAG
- a CDS encoding NAD(P)/FAD-dependent oxidoreductase, with product MRTPRIVIVGAGFGGLQTAQSLANSGADVCLIDRNNYHTFVPLLYQVATSQLEPEYIAYPIRRILRRFSGKRQKHKPKTRFLWAEMQRIDFSAQVVETDRCAIAYDFLVLATGSKTQYLGVTGASEYAFPMRTLEEAIKLRNQILTCLELANQESDRVIRQQLLTFTIVGGGATGVEIAGALMEMLRGKFRRDYPRLDLQQVRLILVQSGDRLLSELPKKLGVYTYNRLSQLGVEIYLQTRVSQVTPESVHLQNNEVIPTATVIWTAGLEANFPQTSAEISTAKKEKILVHPTLQLLEQPNVYAIGDLAYIEQNKPLAGVAPEALQQGVTVARNIQQQLRGKPAKPFSYFNKGRLAIIGCYSGVGKIGNFAFTGFLAWVMWLGVHLVYLPGYRSRLLVLLSWLYTYLLGDRAVRLILPI from the coding sequence TTGAGAACTCCCCGCATTGTTATAGTTGGCGCTGGATTTGGTGGATTGCAAACTGCCCAATCTTTAGCTAATTCTGGGGCAGATGTCTGTTTAATTGATCGTAATAATTATCACACTTTTGTACCACTACTCTATCAGGTAGCCACAAGTCAATTAGAACCAGAGTATATTGCTTACCCTATTCGCAGGATTTTACGGCGATTTTCTGGGAAAAGACAGAAGCACAAGCCCAAAACTCGGTTTTTATGGGCAGAAATGCAGCGCATTGATTTTTCCGCCCAGGTTGTGGAAACAGATCGTTGTGCGATCGCCTATGATTTTCTTGTACTTGCGACTGGGAGTAAAACCCAGTATTTAGGAGTTACTGGTGCGTCAGAATATGCTTTTCCCATGAGAACTTTAGAAGAAGCTATCAAATTACGCAACCAAATTCTTACTTGTTTGGAATTAGCTAATCAGGAATCTGATCGAGTTATCCGCCAACAACTACTGACATTTACCATTGTCGGTGGTGGTGCGACCGGGGTAGAAATTGCAGGTGCGTTGATGGAAATGCTGCGCGGTAAATTTCGCCGGGATTATCCCAGACTCGATTTACAGCAAGTTAGATTAATTTTAGTCCAGTCAGGCGATCGCTTATTGTCCGAACTACCCAAAAAACTGGGAGTCTATACTTACAATCGATTAAGTCAGTTGGGAGTAGAAATATACCTACAAACCAGAGTCAGCCAAGTCACCCCAGAATCTGTACATCTGCAAAACAACGAAGTAATTCCCACCGCAACAGTGATTTGGACTGCGGGGTTAGAAGCCAACTTTCCCCAAACATCAGCAGAGATATCCACAGCCAAGAAAGAAAAAATATTAGTTCATCCCACCTTACAACTACTAGAACAACCCAACGTCTATGCTATTGGAGATTTAGCCTATATAGAGCAAAATAAACCATTAGCTGGGGTTGCGCCAGAAGCACTTCAGCAAGGTGTGACAGTCGCCCGAAATATTCAACAACAGCTGCGAGGTAAACCAGCAAAACCCTTTAGTTATTTCAACAAAGGTAGATTAGCAATTATTGGCTGTTATTCTGGGGTAGGAAAAATTGGTAACTTTGCATTTACAGGCTTTTTAGCTTGGGTAATGTGGTTAGGCGTTCACTTGGTATATTTACCTGGATACCGTAGTCGCTTACTAGTTCTACTTAGTTGGCTTTATACCTATTTATTAGGCGATCGCGCCGTGCGCTTAATTTTGCCCATTTAA
- a CDS encoding TM0106 family RecB-like putative nuclease: MLINAEHLLQYQRCKRRPVLDTHGDRPQREAPNELLVKLQQDKIAHRKSILAELGYYHKPDYPRDDWDAGQGATLELMQRGVEYIYRGVLLANSQDLADPQNQDFSPSLEYEGYTLLSRPDLLVKQPGQSCFGDWMYVPANIELGKRPKQEYQVVAAFHAQVLAKVQEITPETAWLVLRTKDRDYAVDLAKWIPKMQSILWEFIQALELPEPPEVFISRQKCNLCHWYNQCYALAQSQQHLSLLPGVTPVRYNQLQALSINTLESLAYTNPLILENLPGFTSLVAPKLIVQAQSVLQKRPFILPDALPTEEITFTAPVELYFDIEAQPDLDLDYLLGILVVDKQAKTEKFYSFLAEKPEEEALIWQQFLDLVWQYPEAPIYHFCVYELDTVKRLAKLYRTPNSAVRPVLNRFVDVYEQLTQSVALPIESYALKAIARWLGFEWREKEASGAKCIYWYDKWLETGDRTLLDVIQSYNEDDCRATRSVKDWLVQFVENESSWRLF, from the coding sequence ATGTTAATCAATGCTGAACACCTACTGCAATATCAACGCTGTAAACGCCGACCTGTCTTAGATACTCACGGCGATAGACCTCAGCGTGAAGCTCCCAATGAGTTGCTCGTTAAACTGCAACAAGATAAAATCGCTCATCGCAAGAGTATTTTGGCAGAGTTGGGTTATTATCACAAACCAGATTACCCCCGTGATGATTGGGACGCAGGTCAAGGAGCGACTTTAGAATTAATGCAGCGTGGGGTTGAGTACATTTATCGCGGAGTGCTGTTAGCCAATTCCCAAGATTTGGCTGATCCGCAAAATCAAGACTTTTCCCCATCGCTGGAATATGAAGGGTATACTCTCCTCAGCCGTCCTGATTTACTGGTAAAACAGCCAGGACAGTCTTGTTTTGGCGATTGGATGTATGTTCCAGCAAATATCGAATTAGGTAAGCGTCCCAAGCAAGAATATCAGGTTGTGGCGGCGTTTCATGCTCAAGTATTAGCAAAGGTACAGGAAATTACCCCGGAAACGGCTTGGCTGGTGTTGCGTACCAAAGACAGGGACTATGCAGTGGATTTAGCCAAATGGATCCCAAAAATGCAGAGCATTTTGTGGGAGTTTATCCAAGCATTAGAGTTACCAGAACCACCAGAAGTCTTTATTTCCCGTCAGAAGTGCAATCTTTGCCATTGGTACAATCAATGTTATGCTCTTGCCCAATCACAGCAACACCTTTCTTTGTTACCAGGAGTCACACCTGTTCGCTACAATCAACTCCAGGCTTTATCTATCAACACCTTGGAATCTCTCGCTTATACCAACCCTCTGATCCTGGAAAACCTTCCTGGTTTCACAAGCTTAGTAGCACCCAAGCTGATAGTACAAGCGCAATCTGTACTGCAAAAACGGCCATTTATCTTACCTGATGCTTTACCAACAGAGGAGATTACATTTACCGCGCCTGTAGAGCTTTATTTTGATATTGAAGCACAGCCAGATTTGGATTTAGATTATCTTTTGGGAATTTTGGTAGTTGATAAACAAGCCAAGACGGAAAAATTTTACTCCTTTCTCGCGGAAAAACCAGAAGAGGAAGCATTAATTTGGCAGCAATTTCTCGATTTGGTTTGGCAATATCCCGAAGCACCAATTTATCATTTTTGTGTGTATGAATTGGATACTGTTAAACGCCTAGCGAAACTGTACCGCACTCCCAATTCTGCTGTGCGTCCTGTATTAAATCGCTTTGTGGATGTATATGAACAATTAACTCAAAGCGTCGCTTTACCTATAGAAAGTTATGCCCTGAAAGCTATTGCTCGCTGGTTGGGCTTTGAGTGGCGGGAAAAAGAAGCTAGTGGGGCTAAGTGTATTTACTGGTACGACAAGTGGTTAGAAACAGGCGATCGCACTTTACTTGACGTTATTCAAAGTTACAACGAAGATGATTGTCGCGCTACCCGTAGTGTCAAGGATTGGCTGGTGCAATTTGTTGAAAATGAATCGAGTTGGCGACTTTTTTAA
- a CDS encoding aminotransferase class V-fold PLP-dependent enzyme codes for MTNILTAQTKLHQHRAQFPALGNKIYFNYGGQGPMAQGAMDAITQTQADIQHTGPFGYEAFAKVTQAKEGLRDAIASQLQAPPESITLTEDVTVGCNIAIWGIDWRAGDHLLLSDCEHPGVIAASGEIARRFAVEVTTCPLKETLNAGDPVAVVAQHLRPNTRLVILSHVFWNTGQVLPLDKIVEVCRANNSLVLVDAAQSVGLLPLNLSELGADFYAFTGHKWLCGPAGVGGLYVRPEARENLHPTFIGLRGIVVDSQGKPVNWQPDGRRYEVSTSATSLYVGLTQAIAIHEQWGTAPERYQQICHNSEYLWRQLANIPHVKSLRTSPPESGIVSFQLTQPKSGVHFKLVQFLESQKILTRTIVDPDCIRATVHYLTLESEIDQLVESVQKFRE; via the coding sequence ATGACTAATATATTGACTGCACAAACCAAATTACATCAACATCGCGCACAATTTCCCGCTTTAGGGAATAAGATTTATTTTAATTATGGTGGGCAAGGTCCGATGGCACAAGGGGCTATGGATGCCATTACTCAAACTCAAGCTGACATCCAACACACTGGCCCTTTTGGTTATGAAGCCTTCGCCAAAGTTACGCAAGCAAAGGAAGGTCTCCGAGATGCGATCGCCTCCCAGTTGCAAGCACCACCAGAAAGCATTACCCTAACCGAAGATGTCACCGTTGGCTGCAATATTGCCATCTGGGGTATTGACTGGCGCGCTGGAGACCATCTGCTACTTTCCGACTGCGAACACCCAGGAGTCATTGCTGCATCCGGGGAAATCGCCCGCAGATTTGCTGTAGAAGTTACCACCTGTCCCCTCAAAGAAACTTTAAATGCAGGCGATCCCGTCGCAGTTGTGGCTCAACACTTACGCCCCAATACTCGCCTAGTAATTTTAAGTCATGTCTTCTGGAACACCGGACAAGTTTTACCACTTGACAAAATCGTGGAAGTATGCAGAGCTAATAATTCCTTGGTTTTAGTCGATGCTGCCCAGTCTGTGGGTTTATTACCGTTAAATTTAAGCGAATTGGGGGCAGATTTTTATGCTTTCACAGGTCACAAATGGTTATGTGGTCCTGCGGGTGTAGGTGGTTTATATGTTCGTCCCGAAGCCAGAGAAAATTTACACCCCACATTTATCGGCTTACGTGGGATTGTGGTAGATAGTCAAGGTAAACCGGTGAATTGGCAACCCGATGGACGAAGATATGAAGTATCGACCTCGGCGACTTCATTATATGTGGGTTTAACACAGGCGATCGCCATCCATGAGCAATGGGGAACCGCACCAGAACGTTATCAGCAAATCTGCCATAACAGCGAGTATCTTTGGCGACAATTAGCGAACATACCCCATGTCAAATCTCTGCGAACCTCCCCACCAGAAAGCGGTATAGTTTCCTTCCAACTCACTCAGCCAAAATCGGGAGTCCATTTCAAATTAGTGCAGTTCTTAGAATCACAAAAGATATTAACGCGTACAATTGTTGATCCTGACTGTATCCGCGCCACCGTTCATTACTTAACTTTAGAATCAGAAATCGACCAATTAGTAGAGAGTGTACAAAAGTTTAGGGAGTAG
- a CDS encoding glycosyl transferase, with amino-acid sequence MMRPILYVAITNHGFGHATRTASVAATIQKLYPEVLLIMVTTAPRWLLECYIEGDFIHRPRAFDLGVVQSDSLTMDKAATLAKLRDIQKNQNSLIASEVNFIRQNRVNLILADIPFLAPLFGKAANIPCWMMSNFGWDLIYRDWGGEFITIADWISECYSQSKKLFRLPFHEPMSAFSNITDVGLTGGSPRYSVDQLRATWGITAPREKTILLTFGGLGVQQIPYENLRNFPDWQFIIFDKSAPDLPNVWKISDKTYRPVDFMPICGRVVSKPGYGTFSETAKLDIPLVTIPRDDFAEANFLLEGIVNYNQHQILTPREFFAGNWDFLHETPQAAKQSQALAKDGNEAIAHAVVEYLKRQD; translated from the coding sequence ATTATGCGTCCAATTTTATACGTAGCAATCACTAACCACGGATTTGGTCATGCGACTCGCACAGCATCAGTAGCAGCAACCATTCAAAAATTATATCCAGAAGTTCTACTGATTATGGTAACAACTGCCCCCCGGTGGTTGCTAGAGTGCTACATAGAAGGCGATTTTATCCATCGTCCCCGCGCTTTTGATTTGGGTGTAGTGCAGTCAGACAGCTTGACAATGGATAAAGCGGCGACTTTAGCGAAATTGCGGGATATTCAAAAAAATCAAAATTCCCTCATTGCCTCAGAAGTCAACTTTATCCGCCAAAATCGAGTAAATTTAATCTTGGCAGATATTCCATTTTTAGCGCCGTTATTTGGCAAAGCGGCGAATATTCCCTGCTGGATGATGAGTAATTTTGGTTGGGACTTGATTTACCGAGATTGGGGAGGCGAATTTATTACCATTGCTGATTGGATTAGTGAATGTTATTCCCAGTCAAAAAAGCTGTTTCGTTTGCCTTTTCACGAACCCATGTCCGCCTTCAGTAATATTACAGATGTTGGTTTGACTGGTGGTTCTCCGCGTTACTCTGTTGATCAACTCCGCGCTACTTGGGGGATAACTGCGCCCAGAGAAAAAACGATTTTACTCACCTTTGGCGGTTTGGGTGTACAACAAATTCCCTACGAAAATTTACGAAATTTTCCCGATTGGCAATTTATTATCTTTGATAAATCTGCCCCTGATTTACCGAATGTCTGGAAAATTAGCGATAAAACATACCGCCCTGTGGATTTTATGCCGATTTGTGGGCGAGTGGTTTCTAAACCTGGTTACGGTACTTTTTCGGAAACAGCAAAACTGGATATACCTCTGGTGACAATTCCGCGAGATGATTTTGCTGAAGCTAATTTTCTGTTAGAAGGTATTGTTAATTACAATCAACATCAAATTCTCACCCCAAGGGAATTTTTTGCAGGTAATTGGGATTTTCTGCATGAAACACCCCAAGCAGCAAAGCAATCTCAAGCTTTGGCTAAAGATGGAAATGAAGCGATCGCTCATGCTGTGGTTGAATATTTGAAAAGACAGGACTAA
- the hisC gene encoding histidinol-phosphate transaminase, whose translation MTNYFRSNIDAMASYVPGEQPQRGMQVMKLNSNENPYPPSPAALAVLRNIQGEWLRRYPEPLGGEFRRAASEVLGFPSDWMIVGNGSDEVLNLVIRACTEPGRKVVYPIPTYVLYVTLTQMQAAEIVEIPYSQDYKLPLEEIIAANGAVTFIASPNSPSGHIVPINDLRQLASRLSGVLVIDEAYVDFAEENALALVKEYENVIVIRTLSKGYSLAGLRLGFGVANPKLLHGLFKVKDSYNIDAIACALGTAAITDQAYKNACVAKVKASRSQLATDFKQLGFHVWDSHTNFLLVQPPQENAEYLYQQLKARQILVRYFPQPGLDNKLRITIGTDEQNQILVETLRQICS comes from the coding sequence ATGACCAACTACTTTCGCTCTAATATCGATGCAATGGCTAGCTATGTCCCCGGAGAACAGCCTCAACGTGGGATGCAGGTGATGAAACTAAATAGTAATGAAAATCCCTATCCTCCCTCGCCTGCTGCGTTAGCCGTGCTGAGGAATATTCAAGGGGAGTGGTTACGAAGGTATCCAGAACCTTTAGGGGGAGAATTTAGGCGAGCTGCTAGTGAAGTTTTGGGCTTTCCTAGTGATTGGATGATTGTCGGTAATGGCAGTGATGAAGTTTTGAATTTAGTGATTCGAGCCTGCACTGAACCTGGGCGAAAGGTAGTTTACCCCATACCAACTTATGTATTGTATGTGACGTTGACCCAAATGCAGGCGGCGGAAATTGTGGAGATTCCTTATAGTCAAGATTATAAATTACCCCTGGAAGAAATAATTGCCGCTAATGGCGCTGTGACATTCATCGCGTCGCCTAATAGTCCGTCAGGGCATATAGTACCCATTAACGATTTACGACAACTAGCAAGCCGTTTATCTGGGGTTTTAGTGATTGATGAAGCTTATGTAGATTTTGCTGAGGAAAATGCTCTGGCTTTGGTGAAGGAATATGAGAATGTGATTGTGATTCGGACACTTTCTAAGGGTTACTCGTTGGCTGGATTACGCTTGGGCTTTGGTGTGGCTAATCCCAAGTTGCTGCATGGATTGTTTAAGGTTAAGGATAGTTATAATATTGATGCGATCGCCTGTGCATTAGGAACTGCTGCGATTACTGATCAAGCTTATAAAAACGCTTGTGTAGCTAAGGTAAAAGCATCGCGGAGTCAACTAGCCACAGACTTCAAACAATTAGGTTTCCATGTTTGGGATTCCCATACTAATTTTTTGTTGGTACAGCCTCCCCAAGAAAATGCCGAATATCTCTATCAACAGCTCAAAGCACGACAAATTTTAGTGCGCTACTTTCCACAGCCAGGCCTGGATAATAAGTTACGCATCACTATTGGCACAGATGAACAAAATCAAATTTTAGTAGAAACACTGAGGCAAATTTGTTCGTAG
- a CDS encoding GNAT family N-acetyltransferase, whose product MSDEKIFLRLAQEKDAWVMSAIHIAAIKALPTTFYTRKQLLAWRNYLDKPDGKNILHQMQAEIFWVAVKNDQITGFASFIVDELIALYVHPYYQGNGIGRALVTHFCQEAADLGIDKVITTASLYAEGFYFRLGFTAIKRAPHQLRTGIVVPVTKMSKILTPA is encoded by the coding sequence ATGAGCGATGAGAAAATATTTCTGCGACTCGCACAGGAAAAGGACGCGTGGGTGATGAGTGCAATTCATATTGCTGCCATCAAAGCTCTTCCCACAACTTTTTACACCCGAAAACAGCTGTTAGCTTGGCGTAATTATCTCGACAAGCCTGATGGTAAAAATATTTTGCATCAGATGCAAGCGGAAATTTTCTGGGTTGCTGTTAAGAATGATCAAATCACAGGTTTTGCTAGTTTCATTGTTGATGAACTGATTGCACTATATGTGCATCCTTATTATCAAGGTAACGGCATTGGGCGAGCTTTAGTTACACATTTTTGCCAGGAAGCAGCTGATTTAGGTATAGATAAAGTAATTACCACTGCTAGTCTTTATGCTGAAGGATTTTATTTTCGACTAGGATTTACTGCTATAAAAAGAGCGCCTCATCAGTTAAGAACTGGCATCGTTGTTCCAGTTACCAAAATGAGTAAAATTTTAACTCCTGCTTGA
- a CDS encoding TetR/AcrR family transcriptional regulator gives MTRTIRSSALTRTRLIEAASQVFASLGVQGATTREIARVARVNEVTLFRHFASKEQLLRVVIENASALQTEALAHPEAWTQNLGVDLKNYAQLYNAMLEAHEDLIRTFIGEAKRHPDAARQIIQEAAKPLGEKLVAYLQSSQKRGTVRLELDPLPAVDMFTGMLLAGMLCRTVKYHQNSYSCEDYIETCVDIFVRGIAATVNS, from the coding sequence ATGACTAGAACTATCCGTTCATCCGCTCTTACCCGTACACGTTTAATAGAAGCAGCTTCACAGGTATTTGCGAGTTTAGGTGTTCAAGGCGCAACTACTCGTGAAATCGCTCGTGTCGCCAGAGTGAATGAGGTGACTTTATTTCGCCACTTTGCTAGCAAAGAACAACTTCTCCGGGTAGTAATTGAAAATGCCTCAGCCCTCCAGACAGAAGCCCTCGCCCACCCCGAAGCTTGGACACAGAATCTGGGCGTTGATTTAAAAAACTATGCCCAGCTTTACAACGCCATGCTGGAAGCACACGAAGATTTGATTCGGACTTTCATTGGGGAAGCTAAACGTCATCCTGACGCAGCTAGGCAAATAATTCAAGAAGCTGCGAAGCCTTTGGGTGAAAAATTGGTTGCTTACTTGCAATCTAGTCAGAAACGAGGCACTGTTAGACTTGAACTTGATCCTTTGCCGGCTGTTGATATGTTTACAGGGATGCTATTAGCGGGAATGCTCTGCCGCACTGTAAAATATCACCAGAATAGCTACAGTTGTGAGGATTATATTGAGACTTGTGTCGATATTTTTGTGCGTGGTATTGCGGCTACAGTTAACAGTTAA